A region from the Methanofollis liminatans DSM 4140 genome encodes:
- a CDS encoding UPF0146 family protein, producing the protein MVFAYKRIEARIGEYIAAHYHNVIEVGIGRNTDVAALCARAGLRVRATDIREPPEVPGVESRVDDVYAPDLPWYAGADLVYAVRPGVEMVPPLIDLARAIGCDLIVYHLGNEIYENGGEIIDCGPVLHRYYRP; encoded by the coding sequence GTGGTGTTCGCGTATAAACGTATTGAGGCACGGATCGGGGAGTATATCGCCGCTCATTACCATAATGTCATCGAAGTAGGGATCGGCAGGAACACCGATGTCGCCGCCCTATGCGCCCGGGCCGGGCTGCGGGTGCGGGCGACCGACATCAGGGAACCGCCCGAGGTGCCCGGCGTCGAGTCACGGGTGGACGACGTCTATGCCCCTGACCTCCCCTGGTATGCGGGCGCCGACCTCGTCTATGCAGTGAGGCCGGGGGTGGAGATGGTGCCGCCGCTGATCGATCTGGCACGTGCGATCGGCTGCGATCTCATCGTCTATCATCTCGGCAACGAGATCTACGAGAACGGCGGGGAGATCATCGACTGCGGGCCGGTGCTCCACCGCTACTATCGTCCCTAG